One stretch of Buteo buteo chromosome Z, bButBut1.hap1.1, whole genome shotgun sequence DNA includes these proteins:
- the LOC142027152 gene encoding uncharacterized protein LOC142027152 gives MATETEWSCPICRDARDDVSYAMPCRHQFCLGCIVRWTDVKPDCPLCRRPVESIRFSALGEDDYLRFVAAHPEESPDASSQAGSAPIRLAENSPRHPVASPPSSPQGIPSPAELEAAELEDVGGLLPAVWAYLFQRRRHLLDPVLPWLRQELEAIFGPWWWEARTAESSILHVLCVHGPDEEVMLQMLEPLLGYYTTSVVYGIVGIIERQCSEEAWRLLCPHAAGEEDNSPAASSSSASSSSASPSCSGSREGTPTPHPSSSSSPSGAEQEQPQEEPGQEAAAGPSAPGRGRDRSPGGRRRPAKRRAPSPQDSPRPCKRPPRRRH, from the coding sequence ATGGCCACGGAGACGGAGTGGAGCTGCCCCATCTGCCGCGATGCTCGAGACGACGTCTCTTACGCGATGCCCTGTCGCCACCAGTTCTGCCTGGGCTGCATCGTGCGTTGGACAGACGTGAAACCAGACTGCCCGCTCTGCAGAAGACCAGTAGAGAGCATCAGGTTTTCTGCGCTGGGAGAAGACGACTATCTGCGGTTTGTCGCCGCACACCCCGAAGAGTCGCCAGatgccagcagccaggcaggcagtgcTCCGATCCGCCTGGCCGAAAACAGCCCCCGTCACCCTGTGGCGTCCCCTCCATCATCTCCGCAGGGGATACCGTCCCCAGCTGagctggaggctgcagagctggaggacGTGGGTGGCCTCCTGCCTGCGGTCTGGGCGTATCTTTTCCAAAGACGACGGCATCTCCTCGATCccgtgctgccctggctgcgccaggagctggaggcaaTATTTGGGCCGTGGTGGTGGGAGGCAAggactgcagagagcagcatccTGCACGTCCTGTGCGTCCACGGCCCGGATGAAGAGGTCATGCTCCAGATGCTGGAGCCTCTCCTTGGGTACTATACAACATCAGTGGTCTATGGCATCGTGGGTATCATTGAGCGTCAGTGCAGCGAGGAGGCCTGGAGGCTGCTGTGCCCCCATGCTGCCGGGGAGGAGGACAACAGCCCTGCggccagctccagctccgccagctccagctccgccagccccagctgcagcggCTCCCGGGAGGGGACTCCCACCCCTCACCcgagctcctccagcagcccgtcaggggcagagcaggagcagccccaggaggagccggggcaggaggcggcggcaggtCCCTCCGCTcccggccggggcagggacCGCTCGCCCGGGGGGCGCCGGCGCCCCGCAAAGAGGAGGGCGCCCAGCCCCCAGGACTCTCCCCGGCCCTGCAAGAGGCCGCCTCGCCGGCGGCACTAG